A genomic segment from Anticarsia gemmatalis isolate Benzon Research Colony breed Stoneville strain chromosome 14, ilAntGemm2 primary, whole genome shotgun sequence encodes:
- the LOC142978193 gene encoding lipid droplet-regulating VLDL assembly factor AUP1-like: MALTVDRLMNDDRFCGENVIQFLLYLPFGILLLIIRTFLALILWIASIILPNKSAVRQMLSTLACWTFGVYVKLKGTRDPRCSVMVANYVSCLDSLAASHVLGTISLRKWKVPPFFASTLGIRNAAQFVRKQHFAECPSKPVLLQPEGGPTNGKGLLKFTDWPFQLGNRVQPVAISVERIFTNVTVHRPSDSRDKFPWSDALWFLCSPASVFTVRLLPAVERHDDDHGAFVSTVRQSIADALEIEPTEYKWEQLNAGGRAARRREARDVSADVTRLAAQVKEVLPRVPVRDIVRDLVNTRSVDVTITNFLEGVTPYTPEPEPPSEPRPSTSQAPPRYITPTPTGVFPKSAKERQLSFQERKAQMIAEARKRYIEKHGLNVALNNC; this comes from the exons ATTTTGTGGTGAAAATGTGATTCAGTTTCTACTGTACCTACCGTTTGGTATATTACTGTTGATAATAAGGACGTTTTTGGCACTGATATTATGGATCGCGTCTATAATATTGCCTAACAAGTCAGCAGTCAGGCAAATGCTGTCTACACTAGCTTGCTGGACGTTTG GTGTGTACGTAAAACTAAAGGGAACGAGAGACCCTCGCTGTAGTGTGATGGTGGCCAACTATGTGTCGTGTTTAGACTCACTCGCTGCCTCACATGTACTTGGTACTATTAGT CTTAGGAAATGGAAAGTACCGCCATTTTTTGCGTCAACACTTGGCATAAGGAACGCAGCGCAGTTTGTTAGAAA ACAACATTTTGCCGAGTGTCCCAGCAAGCCAGTGCTGTTACAGCCGGAGGGCGGGCCCACTAATGGCAAGGGCCTGCTCAAGTTCACCGACTGGCCCTTCCAGCTAGGGAACAGGGTACAGCCTGTGGCTATTA GCGTGGAGCGTATATTCACGAACGTGACGGTGCACCGTCCGTCGGACTCGCGCGACAAGTTCCCGTGGTCGGACGCGCTGTGGTTCCTGTGCTCGCCCGCCAGCGTGTTCACGGTGCGCCTGCTGCCCGCCGTGGAGCGGCACGACGACGACCATGGCGCCTTCGTGAGCACTGTTAGACAGAGCATCGCTGATGCGCTCGAG ATCGAACCGACGGAGTACAAGTGGGAGCAATTAAACGCGGGCGGCagagcggcgcggcggcgggagGCGCGGGACGTGAGCGCTGACGTCACGCGCCTCGCCGCGCAGGTCAAGGAGGTGCTGCCCAGAGTGCCTGTCAGGGATATTGTTAGAGACCTAG taaacaCACGAAGCGTAGACGTAACAATCACAAATTTCTTGGAAGGCGTGACTCCCTACACGCCGGAGCCCGAGCCGCCCTCGGAGCCCAGGCCCAGTACATCACAAGCACCCCCCCGTTACATCACCCCCACCCCTACGGGGGTCTTCCCAAAAAGCGCCAAAGAAAGACAACTCAGTTTTCAAGAAAGAAAAGCTCAAATGATTGCGGAAGCAAGAAAAAGGTATATTGAAAAACACGGGCTCAATGTAGCACTGAataattgttga